The genomic interval ATCTGATAGCTTCGACATATGCTGTTTGGATGCTCTTGTCTATAACCAAATTTTTGGCACAACATAGATTCTGCAGTAAAATAGAGTGCCAAGGAACTTATTAGATACATGACTCCATTAATTTATCTGTTAATCAAGTTgtttaaaaattaaagaatGTGAGCCAACCTGGTTCTCAGCTTCGAACACATCTTTGGGAAATCCTTTCACAGATCCAGAATCTATGGATCGGAAGATCTGTCATatttaattcaaaatagaatAAAGCAAGTTAGACAAAGTACAAAGCTGAGGACTAATAGAACTAAGCTTAAAGCATGTGCAGACTGTGATGCAGCAAATGCAAGATATGTGAGCAATATCTAATTATGACCTGAACACTCCAGCTTTGAGGATCATCTTCATCTGAAACCCGTAAAATAGGATCATCATTGGAACTGTTTGGTGAAGGACTAAGTATCCATGATATGCGCTCCAACTTGATCAAGGCATCGTCATGCCAACGCGACACTCTTTTGAAGCGTTGCCCCAACTCGGACCACTTTGTGGCTCTTTTCCAACGCTGCTCAAAATTAGTTAGCACGTCGTATGCAGCCGGCCCTTCAATTTTGCAATGTAGATCATGCCAGGGCTGTCTCGGACCCTTTGAACCCTATGAATTTATGCTTAATACTTTTAGTAATTCTCAATGTCGATCAAATTAGCCTCCATACTAAAAACCATTGAGCTAAGTGATCAAGGTGCAGGGTGCCAATTGCCAAAATAGTAATATTACGCACTACAAAATACTCACAGCCAATGTGGGATTATGAAAATCACCCTGGAAAACTGTGTCAAGATCGTGAAAAAGCCGATGCTCAGGAGTGTCATAACGACCATCACAGAGGTCCAGACCTCCGATAAATGCTGTTATCTTACGATTATTCCCCGAGGCTTGTGTATCCACAATCACACACTTCTGATGATGCGTAAACAAGGTTCCAACGACCTACATTAGTACAATGTGACCCAAATTAATTAAACATATTACCAGTAACTCTTTGTTTGAACAAGCAAACAGTTTCATTATAAAATCATTATATACTATCTGATAAAATATAGCTAATTGAAACAGTGACTGAATCGTGGTATAGAGCATGCCTGTTGCTTGAAAATGCTAAGCTTACTGCTGGCATATCGAGGTGACAGCACGCATGACACTGAAGAATGCTTAAAAAACTTGCGAGTTTCTTCGTCATGTGTTTGCATCACTCCAGCCTACACACAATTCGCACCAACAAAATGTCAACCTCACAACCTAAAATTAAACTAAAACGTACAAGATAACCAAACCAAAACGCACCGTATTGATGAAGAACTTGCTGTGAGAAGTCTTATCATCCCAAACCAGCAACAGAACTCTCAAGCCTTCCTCAGATTTATACTTCAGCAACTCCCCTAAATTCAAATTGCCGCCGCTGGGCAAGGGCTTACTGGGCTCTCTAACCAGCTTAACCTTGTGAAAAATGGACCAACCCACAATGTAAACCATATGATGGGCCTCCAGAATTGCATGGCAAATATCCTCCCAGCATTTGCCGTGCTCGAACTTAACGCCGTCGTCCAATTCTATGTCCTCCAGCATTCCGTCCGGCACGTGGGCGTCCTGGTACAGCGTCACGTGACCACCTTTCCTCGCCGGGAAATAACAGTTGTCCACGTTCGAAATGCCGCGCTGATACAACGGGTTGTCCTCGCATTTCGTGAACCTCATTTCCAACTTAACCGCCGCGTCCGGTTTCGGCGGCTTCCCCAGCGGCCCGATTATCGGGAACCAGTCGCTGATGGTCTCACCGGAGAGGACTCGCTTCGCTGAGACAGACGCCACACCGATTAAATCGGCGCCGAACATGTCGTTGTCTTTCACGTAAAACTCTACCTGCGACACGGGGTGCGCGAGAGGGATGGTGAAATGCTCGTTCCATTCGGGGTTTTGGGAGTTGGAGATCACGCGCGTGCGTGCGACGGTAGCTCCGGCGAGGCAGACGGTGACGTAAGGGTCGCTGGTGATGATCTTATGGTGGTGGTGCTGCTGCTTCTGTTTGGCGTTAGCAAATGGCTTGCGGCAGGCGGAGAAGAACCGTCGGAATCGCTCGGAGAGCATGTCCATGTTGGGCAGAGATCGCGCCTCTATGATTTTCAAGTCAAGGTTGCCGTGAAGGTGCACCACCAATGGCTCCAAAGCCAGTGTTGGAGTTTCTTGTTTCTCTTCAgccatttgaatttgattaaCTGTTGAGCGCGAACAATGTAGGCAGAGAAGGAATTAGCTAGCAGTTGGCCGGAGAAAGATTAAGAAGATTATGAGAACTTATCGGTGTTCCGACTAGCGACGTTGGCTTTGTAGAGAAAAAACGCGGAGAGACGTAAGTAGAAATGGATTCTTGCTTAAGTTACGTACACCTCTCTCCGACGAAGCCAACGGCGAAGACCGGCGGCGGTAGGAGAAGATCGGCAATATGGGCAAGGGTATGGGACTTTTAAGTAATGTGGGGGAGGTTATGGCGTTCTGCGTGGGAACGTGAGGTCTGGTCTGACAGGGTTCTACAAGTAGAAATTGTGAATCGGAGTAGGGGACACGTGGAGGGTAGTAATACAAAATGAAGCTTGCAATCTAACCAATTTTTGCAATGACAAAGAGATGTTTATAGGTTGATGGTTGGAACGTCCctaatttgaaatttgatgCTAAGTCCAGCTCTTCTTGACTTTCTTTTATTCTAATTTTCACGTCATCAAATGGCGGCTAATATGACTAATAAATAGTATTTGTTTGTCGATAATGAAGATGAATTATAAATCAAGAGCATTATTGGACATCATAGTACTCGAGTAAGATTATCTGTGGATTCTATGATTATCATGTAAGATTATTGCTATTAGGAGGAATATTTACTtctgaaaaacaaaatatatatggacTCTATGAATACGAATCGAAAAGTGAGGTCTTTGGTACATAAATGTGATGGATGCTTAAATCCTTTTAAtctgttttaaaatttatatcatGTGATATGCTAACGTTCTGTTGCTGTCATAGCGTTTAGGAAGATGAGCTGTCTAACCCAATTTAACTAAGTAGCTAGAGGTCTTGGGGATGATTCGCTGACTTGAGAAATTTAGATGGTGATGGCAGTACTTTCTTGGCCCCTTCATCTCCAGTCAGCTAAAGGCATTCAAACCATACCTATAAGGTATATAGTCTTTTACGACCTTATAATAAGTGACTAAGTGAAAGAAAAGCCATAAAAAGGCCAGTTCTGGAGTGCTGTCCCATGAAATGATCAAATTTAGGCCAATTCTGATGTAGTAGATTGACCAGGATTATCAAGAGAAATAACATACACAGCAAAAGATGAATACATACGAAGATACTAACACATTCTTACTGGTCTTATGTTTTCAATATATACACTCCAATTCTAAACCTctgatgatgaaattttatGATTGAGTTATCGAGGTCGACTTTTGGTTACTGGTGAAGGAGAAAACAATACCGCTCTCCACAATGCCACCtccaattccaaaatcaaccaAAAATTGTTGATACTTGATAATATATAGAAAGCACTATGCCAGGACAAGATAAACACGGCAACTCGATAGTTGCTGTAGTGTGCCGAACAATGAAAAACTTCTGCTCGGCAAACTAAGGTTCCAAGTGATTGCAGTTGCTGCTGACCGGTCCATTTGGTATGGGAGGAGCAGCCTTAATCATCACACTTTGAATAAAGGCTACCATCTACATACATAGAAAAGACTGCTAAAAACCACAGAATACAGAACTGATGCAAGTAAACATATATGGAGAAGGAAATATACCAAAATATGAAAGATTTTTTAGGGACCTTGGAACTTAGCAGGCTATATTGCAATTACAAATAAGGTCCAAGTGTATTGCTCTCTCAGAAGTTATGAACTTGATTTGAAACCTAGTATCAGTTAGGACTTAGGACAAAGTGCTTATGATACATTTAAAATCACTCAAGATGCGAAAGCTGCTCGAGTAAGTTAGGATATACTACTGATTTCATTGAAAAGTTGTCTCTAACACTTGAAAATTGCTTGCAAGAAGGAGACTACAGTTATCACATAAGATTGCAGACAAAAGAGCATCAGCAAAGTATAAGCTCTTACCACAGAAAATCCAATGCAGATGATACTGAATCCAGGAAAATTAAATGGCGCCTTTTCAGACAGGAACAAAGCTGGAAGAAAGAATTGTTATTCTTAGTTAAATAGTAGAAGAATTTGCTAAACAAGAATGTTAAAAAGAATTTCACAACACCTGTTAGAGGAGAGAAAGCAATGGGAGATATAACATTTGCAAAGGAGCATATGCCTGATATGCAGCCTTGAGCCTTTCcctgaaaacaaagaaatcaCAGATACCAAAGACAACTTAAGAGCCTAGACGAGCAAGTTATAAGCTGCACACAAATTCAACTGCACACAAGTTATAAGCTTACCCGAATCAACAAAATTGATAGCAGTTCTGTCATTATATATAACTGCGCAAATCAAGGTTATTACCAGCCTTTCAAGAAATTACCTGCTCAGACGGCCCAACTTGTTTAGATACAATGCTTCGCATCTGTAAATGTCTAACTAATTACTTCAAATGCATCACCGGGTAAATGCTAAACTTTGAAAGACAACCAGAGAAACTTACACATGGCTGTGCAAATACGAAAAAGATAGAAAACATAGCAGCAGCATATGGAACCTATAACATTTCAAAATGTTAGCCATACTGAGACGATAAAAGTTAGCTAGACCTTATACTAGCTAGCTGAAACCGAAGAAATCAAAAGAGTTTGACAGCAGTAGACTAAAACatataatttcaatttcaCAATGAGTAGACACTCTAGATTGCTGGAGAAGTTGGAAGTAGTTACCCAAAAAGACCACGCAAGGCCATAAAGGAACATCTGCAATCAGTAAGCAGACGATTAGATAAGAGATTACTATGTCTAGAACTAAATAATAAGAGCCAGATGCTTACATGTGCACAGCTAAAAAGAAGCCCTATCGCAAGCAACCTCTCCTCTCCTAAAACAGGAGCCAGTAAAGGCATGAGAACCAGCTGCAGGAAGTTCTAGTTTTTAGTACCATTAAAATGTAGCACAACCATGAAGGAAATTAATCTTGCAAAGTAACCAAAACAAAGAAGTGGGGAAAACCTGTGAAATAGTGCCTGCAACCCCCGAAATCACCATTAGATCAGCAAACTGATCCTTGTTGAAGTGAAACCGGGCTTTTAAATAGTACTGCACAGCAAACAATAAATTTCAGCCACTGCATTGTTATGTTCAATTCCAACACAGTCTACCATTATATGACTACATACGAATAATAGACAAGTTCAGTTACACTTCTATCAGTCTAAAGTCTAAACCAACCAAGTTCTTCAGTTACCAATAGTGAAGCATGAAGACCAACATCGGCCAGATTGCTGAAAAACGCAACAACTGCAGCTTGCGAAAATGTAGGGCTGCAAATCAAGAGCCGGAAAACTAATCAAATTCCATGGATTTGGGAAAAAGTGAAAATAAATGTTGGCCACTTAAGGCGGGAAAACTGACTGACCTAGTTTTCAACAATGCGATTAAATCAGGTATTGATGGTAAAGCCTTGGGCGACTGTAATTCCGTATTTGAGCTTTGATCCGATATCGAAGCTTTTGCCTTTCCATTTGAGAGCAATGGGGCGGAAATGCCGTCGTCTATGATCGAATCCGGTAGAAAAACCCTCATGTACATTACTGATACCACCGCCACCGATGTCGCAACCTAAATATCAATAATGACACCAGAGAATTCATATCATAAGAATTACTTCGTTACATATAGAAATGATGGGTGAATGAAATAGACAAAGATAGTACCTGAAACATTGAGGGAGTTGATACAAAACGAGTAAACAGGGTTCCGCAGACGAATGCGGAGGAACTAATCCCGGAGAGAATTCCAAACGACGAGGCTCGTCGACCTTCTGGGACATTATCCGCCTGAGAATTGATATGGGAAATGGTGTCAGCTGTTTTGAGCAAAGACGAGGGATTCCTTAACTATTGGGCTTAGAGAGAGGGGTATAACTGTCTTCGCAAGTAACATTACCGATCGTATTCACCGTATTTGTCACGAATTCGATTACTTACGACGCGGTTCCTAACGTTTCCTTGGGTTCACAGGTATGACACGCTCAACTACTCATTGAAGGTATCCTGATATGTCCGGATATGCGCCGAAAAATATGGTAGGTGTTTGTGAATAGACATTTTTGCccctttcttttttattatttatttcgGAAAAGGTGTCGGGCTGGTATATGGGGAGTACATTGTAAGGCCCCAAAGGAAACCCGACCCGATAGTTAGCAAGTAATGTGGCCCATCAGAGATTAGAGTTTGAAGCTCACCACATATGCGAGGGCGAGGCAGTGAACGCTGCCTTCGCAAACCATGGCTGTGAGAGTCTTGGCCACGAAGTAAGCATAGAAGAAATTCCTCGTCCTACTATAAGCTAATATACCTGTAATTAATTAAGTTCTTGTTTAGGTCTAAGTAAACAAAGCtaagaaaattatatatatctcacaTACATTTGAATCATTGGAATCACAAGTACCTAATG from Argentina anserina chromosome 2, drPotAnse1.1, whole genome shotgun sequence carries:
- the LOC126783579 gene encoding phospholipase D delta-like isoform X1; translation: MAEEKQETPTLALEPLVVHLHGNLDLKIIEARSLPNMDMLSERFRRFFSACRKPFANAKQKQQHHHHKIITSDPYVTVCLAGATVARTRVISNSQNPEWNEHFTIPLAHPVSQVEFYVKDNDMFGADLIGVASVSAKRVLSGETISDWFPIIGPLGKPPKPDAAVKLEMRFTKCEDNPLYQRGISNVDNCYFPARKGGHVTLYQDAHVPDGMLEDIELDDGVKFEHGKCWEDICHAILEAHHMVYIVGWSIFHKVKLVREPSKPLPSGGNLNLGELLKYKSEEGLRVLLLVWDDKTSHSKFFINTAGVMQTHDEETRKFFKHSSVSCVLSPRYASSKLSIFKQQVVGTLFTHHQKCVIVDTQASGNNRKITAFIGGLDLCDGRYDTPEHRLFHDLDTVFQGDFHNPTLAGSKGPRQPWHDLHCKIEGPAAYDVLTNFEQRWKRATKWSELGQRFKRVSRWHDDALIKLERISWILSPSPNSSNDDPILRVSDEDDPQSWSVQIFRSIDSGSVKGFPKDVFEAENQNLCCAKNLVIDKSIQTAYVEAIRSAQHFIYIENQYFLGSSYAWPTYKEAGADNLIPMELALKIASKIRANERFAVYVVIPMWPEGTPSSAPVQEILFWQGQTMQMMYEIIAKELKSMNIENAHPQDYLNFFCLGNREKLPGTLSTTTNQISRTGSPSNNVSASQKFQRFMIYVHAKGMVVDDEYVIIGSANINQRSMAGSRDTEIAMGAYQPQHTWGKKKRHPHGQVYGYRMSLWAEHMGMVENCFREPENLECVKRVNDIGKDNWSRFINEEFAQLQGHLIKYPVEVHANGKVGVLPGRESFPDVGGKILGARSTLPDALTT
- the LOC126783579 gene encoding phospholipase D delta-like isoform X2 gives rise to the protein MAEEKQETPTLALEPLVVHLHGNLDLKIIEARSLPNMDMLSERFRRFFSACRKPFANAKQKQQHHHHKIITSDPYVTVCLAGATVARTRVISNSQNPEWNEHFTIPLAHPVSQVEFYVKDNDMFGADLIGVASVSAKRVLSGETISDWFPIIGPLGKPPKPDAAVKLEMRFTKCEDNPLYQRGISNVDNCYFPARKGGHVTLYQDAHVPDGMLEDIELDDGVKFEHGKCWEDICHAILEAHHMVYIVGWSIFHKVKLVREPSKPLPSGGNLNLGELLKYKSEEGLRVLLLVWDDKTSHSKFFINTAGVMQTHDEETRKFFKHSSVSCVLSPRYASSKLSIFKQQVVGTLFTHHQKCVIVDTQASGNNRKITAFIGGLDLCDGRYDTPEHRLFHDLDTVFQGDFHNPTLAGSKGPRQPWHDLHCKIEGPAAYDVLTNFEQRWKRATKWSELGQRFKRVSRWHDDALIKLERISWILSPSPNSSNDDPILRVSDEDDPQSWSVQIFRSIDSGSVKGFPKDVFEAENQNLCCAKNLVIDKSIQTAYVEAIRSAQHFIYIENQYFLGSSYAWPTYKEAGADNLIPMELALKIASKIRANERFAVYVVIPMWPEGTPSSAPVQEILFWQGQTMQMMYEIIAKELKSMNIENAHPQDYLNFFCLGNREKLPGTLSTTTNQISRTGSPSNNFQRFMIYVHAKGMVVDDEYVIIGSANINQRSMAGSRDTEIAMGAYQPQHTWGKKKRHPHGQVYGYRMSLWAEHMGMVENCFREPENLECVKRVNDIGKDNWSRFINEEFAQLQGHLIKYPVEVHANGKVGVLPGRESFPDVGGKILGARSTLPDALTT
- the LOC126783052 gene encoding uncharacterized protein LOC126783052, which codes for MHRVMEKSSSGGLSHLYMTIFLHNFATFMVIPAITDVTMAALCPGRDECSIAIYLTGFQQAIVGLGTLVMMPLVGNLSDKCGRKVLLTIPMILTIIPLGILAYSRTRNFFYAYFVAKTLTAMVCEGSVHCLALAYVADNVPEGRRASSFGILSGISSSAFVCGTLFTRFVSTPSMFQVATSVAVVSVMYMRVFLPDSIIDDGISAPLLSNGKAKASISDQSSNTELQSPKALPSIPDLIALLKTSPTFSQAAVVAFFSNLADVGLHASLLYYLKARFHFNKDQFADLMVISGVAGTISQLVLMPLLAPVLGEERLLAIGLLFSCAHMFLYGLAWSFWVPYAAAMFSIFFVFAQPCMRSIVSKQVGPSEQGKAQGCISGICSFANVISPIAFSPLTALFLSEKAPFNFPGFSIICIGFSVMVAFIQSVMIKAAPPIPNGPVSSNCNHLEP